The genomic region GGCAAGGGGGCGCCCgtcccagtggatttgcaattttcagtgtaaaaatttcagatttttcgactttgcctccagtgaatattttttttttttggcctcaaaacctacatattttgccccaaaaccttcaaatgttgcccaaaaaccttcaaattttgcccaaaaaccttcaaattttgcccaaaaaccttttAATGTTGTCCAAAAACatccaaattttgctcaaaaaccttcaaattttgctaaAAAATCCTGCTTCCGCCACTGCCTGTTTGTATTGCCACCTATTCTGATACATAAACTGTAAACAACTTGAACTTACAAGTCACCATATGATCCACCGCAAATTCTATATTCAAACTTTAACAACTTAACATCAATTTCCCAAACATCAGTAACATCAACACGCAGTTTATCCTGAATTTGCTTTCTCTCCAACTCCTTTGAAGGCAATGAATTTTGTGACCATGGTATCTCCTGCAGTGATCACAAATTTCTAAGAAACTAATTATGTTTACAAAAGCTAGAGGTGACAAGATGGGTAATTGGACGGGTCAAAACGAATTATTTCGAAGTATGGCCGAAATGAGTCAAGTTCACTTTATGTCCATTTTAACACCTTTTCCGCTAGATAACTAAATTTTACATTCTTTGTTAAATAACCATCTCAAGATAACCTAGACGTTGGGTCCTCGTATCCCCACCGGAGGTACTAGCAACATATATCGGGGTGCCATTAACGAATACATTGAACATTCCTTGGTATATAACTAATACATTGTAATTATTACAATAAAATAGTATTACAATATAAATAAGGATTTTTCTAAGATAACCCTTAGGGCTATCCTTAAGAATTAAATCAAGCAATAATTGATTGTACATTAACAATAACTAACCACCACATGGAAAAAACTGCTCCTAAACTACCAATATGTACACATTTTTGAACTAAAATATATTCTTAAGGATAGCACTATGGGCTATCTATAGAAAAATCCTATAAATAATGTAAATTTGAATCAAACCGATTTAGGATGCTATATGCAACAAAAATTAAACTTTCAGAAACTTTCACAATGCTTTGCTTAAATCGTTTCTATTATAGCAAAATAGTTTGATTAATACCCATGAGATAAAATACACCCAAATCAACTTAAAGTTAAATGGGTTGAAACTGCCACTTCAATGGAAGTTACACATTGGTGCCTAAAGGTGGAAAATTGTCTACCTCCACCCTCGGTATTTCCATTGCCAGTGCATGTCTGAGTTTTTCAGTTTCCTACAAATATATGGAAATAAGTGTGAGTTGCCCAAAGAAAGATTATACATTAATACATATTTTAATTAAATGCTTCACAGATCTTAGTTAATATGAATAGTGAAACGAAATACCTCATATGGCCAACCACTAACAACAAATACATCCAGTGAGTAGCCATCGCTTGTTGAAAAGGCGTGAGCTTCTTTAATATTCAGGCCGATCTCAGAAAGCAATGAAGTCAACTGAATACAAATATAAAAATTACCCAACtactatttcaaatatatatatatatatatatatatatatatatatatatatatatatatatatatataatatatatatatatatatatatatatatatatatatatatatatatatatatatatatatataaataataagcaatacaataaaaatatattaagtGAGGGAAATTTTGTACATCCTTTACAAAACAGAAACTTAAGAGCGTATAGTTGTATAATGTATTTGTAAGTAGTTAGCTTTTGATTACCTTACATAGGAGTTTAGGCTTATCATCTGTTGAGATCGTGATTTCGTGGATATCCCTACAGGAATTAATAATCTTGTTAATTTCCAAAATTGAAATAATTGCAACAATACTCAAATAAAAGTAGACATTAAAGAGCATATACTCAATAAAACATATGCAAAACAATGGGTTTTTAGAGTAGTTAAGCTGCACTTTTAAAACATATGCTACTTAAGTTGAGGAAATACGGATACATGTCACCTTAAAAATGCAATTTATTCCAATATTCTACAATACATGAAATAGAATTGAAGGCTTATAAGAATCAAACATTTCAGAATATTACCGAGATAAGCGCTCACTTATAACTTTGTTACCACCTTGCAAAGTTGATTTAGTAGCCTCGACATCAATTTCAAGGTTTGATGTTTGACCGAATGCAACTGGTAGAAGGGTACTAAATATCACAAAATGTAAAAAACACAAATACACAAAACAAACAAGTGTTAAATAAGTAACCATATGTCAAAAAAAGAGACTTATAGATATAATGTTCAAAATCATGCCTCTGCCTGCCTGGATGGATAGAAATTTGAGTATCTTTCATCCTTGAAGTAGAGTCAACACCATTTTCATCAACACCTGGATGAAGCTACACAATAGTTGAAGCGTAATAATCAGATGTATATGTataagttacatatatatatatatatatatatatatatatatatatatatatatatatatatatatatatatatatatatatatataatataagaaaaAAAACATCATGTAAATGTATTATGTTGTACCTTAATGGGTCGCACTTCAAATGCAGGTCTAGTAGTTGGGTTGTATGCCATGTGCAATAACTTTTTGTGTATAAGGACTTCTTGTGCCCTTTCAAGATTAACATCCAAAGCATATCTGCGATGATTCTGATAGAATTGTGAAATCCGACGATACAAACACAATTTTATGCTGTAACGTATGCATTAAAATTAAAGTTAAACCATGCAATAAGATAACTATTAGTTGTACAGTGATGATTTGGCTCGACAAACAGATGAACTATGGTCATACGAGTGACGTGGCATCATTAACATGTCCTTGTTGTACAGTGGTGATTCTAGCTTGACACAACTGGcactaaaaaatttaaaaatttataaggaGAAAATATTTTACAAGTTACCATCAAAATTGTACAGGACACCATTAAATATAATTACACGACCCCATATGTTTTAATGAATTATGGTTTTATTGTACGTGtcattaaaatatataaaactagCCCACTTAGGGATCCATTTGAATTTTAATCCTAGAATCGACGACACTGTTGTTGTACCTCTACTGTTATAACCCAATAAACTAACTGCTGTGATATCAAGTAAATGTATCTTTGTGAAGGAAATAATTTAATAACTAACTTAACTGTATATATTAACTTAGAATCTTCTATCTGACTAAAGATCCCAACAGCAAGTTCCCCATACCTACTACAATACTTTGTccatatttttattttactttgaaAATGACAAGTTTCCTACCCTATTAGACTCTCTCTGTAAAATATTATGCACTCTTGGCTTTTTTAAGAATAAATATTTAAATGCTTGAATTTAAAAACTTGCAAGTATTtcaacacacacaaacacacacacaaacacacaaaaAACTATTTCAGCACAACTTTTATCCATTTATAGTAAGCGTTGAAAAACTTAACTTAGGTAATAAAGTGTAAATCACAGCACATTTAAAGGTCAAAAGTAAAAATCTATTTGTAACTTTGCCTTCATCATTATTAGCTTACAATAACGATAGTCATAACTCATAAAACAACTGTTTACACACACAAAAATTATGTAATTACGAAGTAATTAAGTCCTATAACATTCACATAACTGATTAGAGTATTAAACAAAATTAACAATAAATTCAAGAATTACCTTACAGGAAGACGATTAAAGTGAGACCATAACTGATCTTCAAAATCAGGTTCAAAAACTTGAACACAATCAGACTCTTTCAGTATCCTAAGTACTTCCTGATAAACCTCAACTTTAGGTCTCCGATTCCAACTGCTAATCAGTGACGTCTCCGGCACTCTGCTACTGCAACTGCTCTCCGTATCACCACCGCCTTGCATCAACATTTTCATTCAATTCGTTTGAATTTAAATGATCGGCGTGAATTCGTTATATTACGAGAAATTAGGAGAAGTTAACGGTCGTTAACAAATAGAAGTAAACGGAGGAATCAACGATGACATTTGTAGTCATTAGAAGAAATTGAAGTGAAATAGTAGTTAGTAAAATAGATGAAAACGAACAAATGAAATACGGTTTTATTAGTGCCGCCCTATTTAACAATTCTTTTTGCCTTTCTTTAAACAATTTCTTTAAGAATATTTCTGATGAGTTACGCGTATTGATAGAGTATTAGTGAAATGACCGTAGAACTATTAGATTGTTTaatcgaaacagtttaatgatataatttaggtattaagtgaatataaagacaaaatttcatggggggtccctgtggtttgtttGAAACATCATTCAGAGTCCAAATCTCATTTTTGAACTGGGGGTCACTAAACTTTGTGTTTGTTTCACCGGGGGTCCAATGCCTAAACGTCTGTGAGTTTTTAACGTTTTAAACCCTCACATGACTTGTacatgagggtattttcgtctcTCTCATCTAAACCCCACACCCTAAATGCATACCTGCACGCATTCTTCCTCATTCtctttcatttttttcatttgaacCTGTAAAAACAAGATTAGGTATGGTAAATTGCTATTGTGGAAGGCGTACATTGATTCAGTTGTCCAAAACAAGTAAAAACCCTAAGAGGCGTTTTTACACCTGTTCAAAAAAGGTACTCAATTAATTTAgggttatttaaaccctaattcgtAAATTATGTATATTTCTCCATATCTTCGAATTAAAATAGGGTTTTGTTTAGTATTCTGAGTGCAGCTTCTTTGAATGGATTGATCCACCAATTTGTCAAGATTGGAAACAACTTCGAGGGGATCTAAGAAGGATGAAGATAATTGTCATTTGCAGCTGGATAATTTTTGTTGTTTATGTTATGTTTTTTAAGTAAGAGGTGTTGTAATCTTGTGTTTTGGTTATTTTGTAACTGAATATTAATGTATGTTGGTTGTCCTTtgaatgaaaatgaatggaaagttTGTTGTTTATATCCTGGATAAATGCAGAAAATGAGTTTTGGTTCATATGCTGGATAAATACAGAAATATACAAGAACATTACAATATTTTGTACCAATACATAATCAAAATGGCATTACAATAGTGAGTACCAATACATAATAAAAATGGCATTACACTATTGAGTACCAAAATGGCATTACATTTAACTAAGTTCAGAATCAAAAGATTCATAATAACAAGAATCAAAAGATTCATAATAACAAGTACCTAAATAAAACCATTACATAACCAAGTTCAGAAtcaaatgattcataataacaagtAGCTAAATAAAACCATTACATAACCAAGTTCAGAATCAAAAGATTCATAATAACAAGTACCTAAATAAAACCATTACATAACCAAGTTCAGAAtcaaatgattcataataacaagtACCTAAATAAAACCATTACATAAGTACCAAACAACATAGTTCAACCATTACATAAGTACCAAAATAATACCATTACAAAAGTAACAAACACCAAAATAAAACCATTACATGATCACTTCTTCTTCTTTGTCCCACTTGTAATACCACCAGCCTTCCTCTTTGTCCCCACATTTTGACTTCCAGATGTGCAGCCTCTCTTGTTATGACCAAGTTCACCACAAGTACCACAGGTTATGCTCTTTCCCTCTATTGATAATTTCCCACCCTTGTTCATACTTACCTTTTCATCCATTCCTTTTCTCCTTGACCCTTTTGGTCTACCAGCTGAAGCTAAAGTTTTTGGTGGTAGTAGTTTGGTTGCACTTGGTTTTTGCCACATACTTCTGCCATTAATTGGTTTAATGGTAAAAGCATATGTCCTTCTCCAAGTATCTAAGAAGTAAACAGGGTTCACCCAATGTTCTGGTACACCTACATCACCAGAATTATCTCCCAAGTTCCAAATACTAGCTACTGCATGTTTGCAGGGCATGCCTGTAATTTCCCACCTCCTGCAAGCACAAGTCCTATTATCCAAGTCTACCACATACTGTTCACCACTAACACCATTAACTTGATATAGTTCATTGCCACTCCATATAACCTGCATCTTATGGGCTTCTTTACAGATTGCATCAAACATTTTTTTGGCTCCTGGTGTAAAAGGTCCATCACACTTGCTACTTTTTTCCATAGAAGTAACAATTTTTCTCATCAAATATTCCCTAATGTACTCTAAGCAACTAATTATGGGTTTATCTCTAGCATCCACCAACCAACAATTAAAAACCTCACATATATTGTTTAACAACACATCAGACTTAGCCCTTCATATAAAAGTTAATTAATAGGCTTATTAATTTATGAAGTAACTAAAACATATATAGTAAATAAGTCAATACATACCACTAAAGTGACTTCTTGACCATTGAGATGATGGGATCTTGGATAAATAGGTGTGGCAAGGCTCACTAAATCCCTTCAACTCAAGCATTGCCTTTTGAAAGTGAGGCACAATAGTTGCAGTTGCACACTTCCACAAGTAATTTTTAAATGCATTTCCAGTGAAGCCTCTTGTTTTCATGTTTTCATGAATGTGCCTCAAACAATACCTATGTTCAGCACTAGGAAAGATTCTCTTAACATCATGTGTTAAACCCTGAAACAAATCAGATTAATGGCATGTTAATGTAAAGTTAAGACTAATAAATGTTCAAAAATCAGAATACTAATGAAGCATACCTTTTGTCGATCACTAATGAATGTAAAATTGGAGTTTTTATTCAGATCCAAATCTTTACCCAAACAATTCAAGAACCAAGACCATGAGTTGTAATTTTCTTGCTCTACAACTGCATATGCCACTGGATATATTCCATTATTAGAGTCTAACCCAACTGCAGTCAATAACTGTCCAGTAGCTGGTGGTTTCATGAAAGCCCCATCAACTCCTAGTAAATCTCTACCCAAAGTCCTGAATCCTTGTTTCAATGGACCCAATCAAACATAAATCCTCTGAAATAATTTTTCTGTGTCAGATGTATCTTGTGTTTCAATTGTAACAGTTGTACCAGGGTTGCATCTCACCAATTCTTCTCCATAACTTCTAAGATCTGCATACTGTTCTTTAAAGTCACCCATCATTGTTTCCAAAGCTTTTTTCAAAGCTCTATATGCTTTTATCTTTGAAACTTTTAGCTCTATTTGTGTTTCTAGTTGGGCTTTCACTGCCTTGGTTGGAATAGTAGGGTTAGAAGGTAGTTGATGGATTAATTTAGTAGCAAGATAATCTGAGGTACAGTGATGGATAATCCTTGTAAATTGGCATTTATGTTTATCATCTAATCTCTTAATGGTCCATAACTTTGTCTTGGGGTCTGGTGAAGCATGTAAAAGCCATTTACATTCAATATTGTATTTTCTCTTTTGTCTCTTTTCATTCAATACCCCCTTTTCACCATATGATCCCTTACCTTTACCACCTTTACCCTTCTTTGTCTTTTTTGTGTTTAATATTTGACCACCACCCACTTGTACCTCACTGGTTCCCACATGGTCACTTTTTGAACTTTGACCCACACTATTTCCAACTATATCTACAACTAGACCTTTACATGCCGCCCTTACCCTTTTTTGTCATTTTTTAGAAACACAATATTCCTTCTAGTTTCAATTGCATGGACTTTAATGGCATTTTTCAACTCCTCTGCACTATCAAATTCTTGACCTAGAACAAAGTAACTCCTATCCATGCCTCTTCTTTCATGTTCTTCTTTCTGTAACTCCTTAATTCTTCTCCTCCTCTGCCCTTCAATGCAATCCTCATTTTCAAAATCACTTTCAAATTCATCATTATCCAACTCATCAACTTGTACCGAATTCACATTTTGTACAGAACTCATCCAGTCTGCATTACCTGTCCCACTTTCATTATTATCTTTGTAATTGAACTCACCCATATCTACCTGATCTTCCTCTACTACATTTTCTTCATCAACTAGTGTATCTTCACCATCCACATTAGTTGTTTCAACATTTTGACCAGTCTTCATTGTATCTAAATCAGCAAATGGGTCAAATTCCTTGTCAATTACATCATTAATCGCTGCTTCATTTGGTTGAATGTTTTCATACACTGACTCTTGGGTCACACTTGGTATGTAAACATCAGGCTCACTTGGTACATTAGATTCCATAGTTTGACTAGTTTCACCTTCAAGCCACTCCAACATTAATCTTTTATGAATCTTTGGATtctttctactactaactacaggaACAACTACCTCCTCTTCAATCTCCTCTAATACAATCTTTTTCTGTGTAGGACTCTTATAAGTTGTTAAGTTGGTTGACCCCTGTTCAATGTATACACTTATTTCCTTCTCATCTTTAACATACTGAATCATATTAAGTACATCAATATCACTACCCAGAGCTTCTAATCCATAATCCAAATTGGTGCTTGGTCTAAGAAAGTGATAAAACATGACCCTATGACCATCATAGCCTAAATCCTCCACCATATCATTGATTTCATTAACCGAAAACATATCAGCATCAATGAGATCAAAG from Rutidosis leptorrhynchoides isolate AG116_Rl617_1_P2 chromosome 9, CSIRO_AGI_Rlap_v1, whole genome shotgun sequence harbors:
- the LOC139865615 gene encoding serine/threonine-protein kinase STY46-like isoform X2, which produces MLMQGGGDTESSCSSRVPETSLISSWNRRPKVEVYQEVLRILKESDCVQVFEPDFEDQLWSHFNRLPVRYALDVNLERAQEVLIHKKLLHMAYNPTTRPAFEVRPIKLHPGVDENGVDSTSRMKDTQISIHPGRQSTLLPVAFGQTSNLEIDVEATKSTLQGGNKVISERLSRDIHEITISTDDKPKLLCKLTSLLSEIGLNIKEAHAFSTSDGYSLDVFVVSGWPYEETEKLRHALAMEIPRVEEIPWSQNSLPSKELERKQIQDKLRVDVTDVWEIDVKLLKFEYRICGGSYGDLYKGTFCNQDVAIKSISDKYMNENVQREFDQEVYIMRNIRHKNVVQFIGACTRPPNLCIVTEFMAGGSVYDFIHNQKGHFDIPTVLKIAIHVSKGMNYLHENDIIHRDLKTANLLMDENGIVKVSDFGVARVQSNTGVMTAETGTYRWMAPELPYADMTPLQAAIGVVQKGLRPIIPEHTHPKIMELLEQCWQQDPSLRPEFSEIITMLKHLSTMVAEDTRSSKGRINAEGVPRKDDV
- the LOC139865615 gene encoding serine/threonine-protein kinase STY46-like isoform X1 codes for the protein MLMQGGGDTESSCSSRVPETSLISSWNRRPKVEVYQEVLRILKESDCVQVFEPDFEDQLWSHFNRLPVRYALDVNLERAQEVLIHKKLLHMAYNPTTRPAFEVRPIKLHPGVDENGVDSTSRMKDTQISIHPGRQSTLLPVAFGQTSNLEIDVEATKSTLQGGNKVISERLSRDIHEITISTDDKPKLLCKLTSLLSEIGLNIKEAHAFSTSDGYSLDVFVVSGWPYEETEKLRHALAMEIPRVEEIPWSQNSLPSKELERKQIQDKLRVDVTDVWEIDVKLLKFEYRICGGSYGDLYKGTFCNQDVAIKSISDKYMNENVQREFDQEVYIMRNIRHKNVVQFIGACTRPPNLCIVTEFMAGGSVYDFIHNQKGHFDIPTVLKIAIHVSKGMNYLHENDIIHRDLKTANLLMDENGIVKVSDFGVARVQSNTGVMTAETGTYRWMAPEVIEHKSYNHKADVFSFSIVLWELITKKLPYADMTPLQAAIGVVQKGLRPIIPEHTHPKIMELLEQCWQQDPSLRPEFSEIITMLKHLSTMVAEDTRSSKGRINAEGVPRKDDV
- the LOC139865615 gene encoding serine/threonine-protein kinase STY46-like isoform X4, translating into MLMQGGGDTESSCSSRVPETSLISSWNRRPKVEVYQEVLRILKESDCVQVFEPDFEDQLWSHFNRLPVRYALDVNLERAQEVLIHKKLLHMAYNPTTRPAFEVRPIKLHPGVDENGVDSTSRMKDTQISIHPGRQSTLLPVAFGQTSNLEIDVEATKSTLQGGNKVISERLSRDIHEITISTDDKPKLLCKLTSLLSEIGLNIKEAHAFSTSDGYSLDVFVVSGWPYEETEKLRHALAMEIPRVEEIPWSQNSLPSKELERKQIQDKLRVDVTDVWEIDVKLLKFEYRICGGSYGDLYKGTFCNQDVAIKSISDKYMNENVQREFDQEVYIMRNIRHKNVVQFIGACTRPPNLCIVTEFMAGGSVYDFIHNQKGHFDIPTVLKIAIHVSKGMNYLHENDIIHRDLKTANLLMDENGIVKVSDFGVARVQSNTGVMTAETGTYRWMAPET
- the LOC139865615 gene encoding serine/threonine-protein kinase STY46-like isoform X3; translated protein: MLMQGGGDTESSCSSRVPETSLISSWNRRPKVEVYQEVLRILKESDCVQVFEPDFEDQLWSHFNRLPVRYALDVNLERAQEVLIHKKLLHMAYNPTTRPAFEVRPIKLHPGVDENGVDSTSRMKDTQISIHPGRQSTLLPVAFGQTSNLEIDVEATKSTLQGGNKVISERLSRDIHEITISTDDKPKLLCKLTSLLSEIGLNIKEAHAFSTSDGYSLDVFVVSGWPYEETEKLRHALAMEIPRVEEIPWSQNSLPSKELERKQIQDKLRVDVTDVWEIDVKLLKFEYRICGGSYGDLYKGTFCNQDVAIKSISDKYMNENVQREFDQEVYIMRNIRHKNVVQFIGACTRPPNLCIVTEFMAGGSVYDFIHNQKGHFDIPTVLKIAIHVSKGMNYLHENDIIHRDLKTANLLMDENGIVKVSDFGVARVQSNTGVMTAETGTYRWMAPEVIEHKSYNHKADVFSFSIVLWELITKKT